Proteins from a genomic interval of Burkholderia cepacia GG4:
- the uvrB gene encoding excinuclease ABC subunit UvrB: MSEHHAEVGDALDESKFVTFEGSPFQLYQPYPPAGDQPTAIDTLVEGVGDGLAFQTLLGVTGSGKTFTMANTIARLGRPAIVFAPNKTLAAQLYAEFREFFPRNAVEYFVSYYDYYQPEAYVPQRDLFIEKDSSINEHIEQMRLSATKSLMERRDVVIVATVSAIYGIGNPSEYHQMILTLRTGDKLGQRDVIARLIAMQYSRNEQDFQRGTFRVRGDTIDIFPAEHAELAVRIELFDDEVETLQLFDPLTGRVRQKIPRFTVYPSSHYVTPRDTVMRAVETIKDELRERLEFFYSDGKLVEAQRLEQRTRFDLEMLQELGFCKGIENYSRHFSGAAPGEPPPTLVDYLPPDALMLLDESHVLIGQLNGMYNGDRARKENLVNYGFRLPSALDNRPLKFPEFERKMRQVVFVSATPADYEQRVTGQVAEQVVRPTGLVDPEIEVRPASSQVDDVLSEINARVNAGERVLITVLTKRMAEQLTEFLADHGVKVRYLHSDIDTVERVEIIRDLRLGTFDVLVGINLLREGLDIPEVSLVAILDADKEGFLRAERSLIQTIGRAARNVNGKAILYADNMTESMKRAIGETERRRAKQIAHNEKMGITPRGVVKRIKDIIDGVYNADEARAELKEAQQRAKFEDMSEKQIAKEIKRLEKQMADYAKNLEFEKAAATRDQLALLRERVFGANVGDHITGGR; the protein is encoded by the coding sequence ATGTCCGAACATCACGCCGAAGTCGGCGACGCGCTCGACGAATCGAAATTCGTGACCTTCGAAGGGTCACCGTTCCAGCTGTACCAACCGTATCCGCCCGCAGGCGACCAGCCGACCGCGATCGACACGCTCGTCGAAGGCGTCGGCGACGGCCTCGCCTTCCAGACGCTGCTCGGCGTGACCGGTTCGGGCAAGACCTTCACGATGGCCAACACGATCGCGCGGCTCGGCCGCCCGGCGATCGTGTTCGCGCCCAACAAGACGCTGGCGGCGCAGCTCTACGCGGAGTTCCGCGAGTTCTTCCCGCGCAACGCGGTCGAGTACTTCGTCTCGTACTACGACTATTACCAGCCTGAAGCGTACGTGCCGCAGCGCGACCTGTTCATCGAGAAGGACTCCTCGATCAACGAGCACATCGAGCAGATGCGGCTGTCGGCGACCAAGAGCCTGATGGAGCGCCGCGACGTGGTGATCGTCGCGACCGTGTCGGCGATCTACGGTATCGGCAACCCGTCCGAATACCACCAGATGATCCTGACGCTGCGCACCGGCGACAAGCTTGGCCAGCGCGACGTGATCGCGCGGTTGATCGCGATGCAGTACTCGCGCAACGAACAGGACTTCCAGCGCGGCACGTTCCGCGTGCGCGGCGACACGATCGACATCTTCCCTGCCGAGCACGCTGAGTTGGCCGTGCGCATCGAGCTGTTCGACGACGAGGTCGAGACGCTGCAGCTGTTCGACCCGCTGACCGGGCGCGTGCGGCAGAAGATCCCGCGCTTCACCGTGTATCCGTCGTCGCACTACGTGACGCCGCGCGACACCGTGATGCGCGCGGTCGAGACGATCAAGGACGAGTTGCGCGAGCGCCTCGAGTTCTTCTACAGCGACGGCAAGCTCGTCGAGGCGCAGCGCCTCGAACAGCGCACGCGCTTCGATCTCGAGATGCTCCAGGAGCTCGGCTTCTGCAAGGGCATCGAGAACTACTCGCGGCATTTCTCGGGCGCCGCCCCCGGCGAGCCGCCGCCGACCCTCGTCGACTACCTGCCGCCCGACGCGCTGATGCTGCTCGACGAATCGCACGTGCTGATCGGCCAGTTGAACGGGATGTACAACGGCGACCGCGCGCGCAAGGAAAACCTCGTCAACTATGGCTTCCGGCTGCCGTCGGCGCTCGACAACCGGCCGCTCAAGTTCCCGGAGTTCGAGCGCAAGATGCGCCAGGTGGTGTTCGTGTCGGCGACGCCGGCCGACTACGAGCAGCGCGTGACGGGGCAGGTCGCCGAGCAGGTGGTGCGGCCGACGGGGCTCGTCGATCCGGAAATCGAAGTGCGTCCGGCAAGCTCGCAGGTCGACGACGTGCTGTCCGAGATCAATGCGCGCGTGAACGCCGGCGAACGCGTGCTGATCACCGTGCTGACGAAACGGATGGCCGAGCAGCTCACCGAGTTCCTGGCCGACCATGGCGTCAAGGTGCGCTACCTGCACAGCGACATCGACACGGTGGAGCGGGTCGAAATCATCCGCGACCTGCGGCTCGGCACGTTCGACGTGCTGGTCGGGATCAACCTGCTGCGGGAAGGTCTCGACATCCCCGAAGTGTCGCTGGTCGCGATTCTGGACGCGGACAAGGAAGGCTTCCTGCGCGCCGAGCGCTCGCTGATCCAGACGATCGGTCGCGCCGCGCGGAACGTGAACGGCAAGGCGATTCTGTATGCCGACAACATGACCGAGTCGATGAAGCGCGCGATCGGCGAAACCGAGCGGCGCCGCGCGAAGCAGATCGCGCACAACGAGAAGATGGGCATTACGCCGCGCGGTGTCGTGAAGCGCATCAAGGACATCATCGATGGCGTCTACAACGCCGATGAGGCGCGCGCGGAGCTGAAGGAAGCGCAACAGCGCGCGAAGTTCGAGGACATGTCGGAAAAGCAAATCGCGAAGGAAATCAAGCGCCTCGAAAAGCAGATGGCCGATTACGCGAAGAACCTCGAGTTCGAGAAGGCCGCGGCCACTCGCGACCAGCTTGCACTGCTGCGCGAGCGCGTGTTCGGTGCGAATGTGGGCGACCACATCACCGGCGGCCGGTAA
- a CDS encoding FTR1 family iron permease: protein MGQILFIVWRESVEALLVVGILYAWLKNGDDDARRGLPFLWTGVAVGLLMAVGLGAALVGFTEVLSGDAQDYFQTAMVLIACVLIVQMVLWMRRHGRTLKRDMEHSLQQSTRDSNWWGVAVLVALAIAREGSETVIFLYGLGFGQSGHVDGSQMLAVVLGLGLAFLTFYLLQLGGKYFSWRHFFRVTEVMLLFLGAGLFQTGVDKLIDKEILPLGISQVWDTSAILDDSGTFGSLVATLTGYRAHPALTNLVAYAVYWAVVWLLMKRASRRPAVPAGRAA from the coding sequence ATGGGTCAGATCTTGTTCATCGTCTGGCGGGAGAGCGTCGAAGCGCTGCTCGTCGTCGGCATCCTCTATGCATGGTTGAAGAACGGCGACGACGACGCGCGCCGCGGCCTGCCGTTTCTGTGGACGGGCGTGGCAGTCGGCCTGCTGATGGCCGTCGGTCTCGGCGCCGCGCTCGTCGGCTTTACCGAAGTGCTGTCCGGCGACGCGCAGGACTATTTCCAGACCGCGATGGTGCTGATCGCGTGCGTGCTGATCGTGCAGATGGTGCTGTGGATGCGCCGGCACGGCCGCACGCTGAAGCGCGACATGGAGCATTCGCTGCAGCAGAGCACGCGCGATTCGAACTGGTGGGGCGTGGCCGTGCTGGTCGCGCTCGCGATCGCACGCGAAGGCAGCGAGACGGTGATCTTCCTGTACGGCCTCGGTTTCGGCCAGTCGGGGCATGTTGACGGCAGCCAGATGCTCGCGGTCGTGCTCGGCCTCGGCCTCGCGTTCCTCACGTTCTATCTGCTGCAGCTCGGCGGCAAGTACTTCTCGTGGCGGCATTTCTTCCGCGTCACCGAGGTGATGCTGCTGTTCCTCGGCGCGGGCCTGTTCCAGACCGGCGTCGACAAGCTGATCGACAAGGAAATCCTGCCGCTCGGCATCTCGCAAGTGTGGGACACCTCCGCGATCCTCGATGATTCCGGCACGTTCGGCTCGCTCGTCGCGACGCTGACCGGCTATCGCGCGCACCCGGCGCTGACCAACCTGGTCGCGTACGCCGTGTACTGGGCGGTGGTCTGGCTGCTGATGAAGCGCGCGAGCCGCCGTCCGGCGGTCCCTGCGGGCCGCGCGGCATGA
- a CDS encoding iron transporter, producing MLGSSFIRTSVAVAAAFAAMSVSAAEYPIGKQQIQGGMEIGAVYLQPITMDPEGMMRKASDSDIHLEADIHAVKNNPTGFAEGDWMPYLQVTYKLTKQGDTKWKAEGDLMGMVASDGPHYGDNVKLAGPGKYHLTMTVKPPMQSGHMAFGRHVDKETGVGAWFKPVTLEYDFPFAGIGKKGGY from the coding sequence ATGTTGGGTTCTTCGTTCATCCGCACGTCGGTTGCGGTAGCGGCGGCGTTTGCCGCGATGTCGGTCTCGGCTGCCGAATATCCGATCGGCAAGCAGCAGATCCAGGGTGGCATGGAAATCGGCGCGGTCTACCTGCAGCCGATCACGATGGATCCGGAAGGGATGATGCGCAAGGCGTCGGATTCCGACATCCACCTCGAGGCCGACATCCACGCGGTCAAGAACAACCCGACAGGTTTCGCGGAAGGCGACTGGATGCCGTACCTGCAGGTCACGTACAAGCTGACGAAGCAGGGCGACACGAAGTGGAAGGCTGAAGGCGACCTGATGGGCATGGTCGCGAGCGACGGCCCGCACTATGGCGACAACGTGAAGCTGGCCGGCCCGGGCAAGTACCACCTGACGATGACCGTCAAGCCGCCGATGCAGTCGGGCCACATGGCATTCGGCCGTCACGTCGACAAGGAAACGGGCGTGGGCGCGTGGTTCAAGCCCGTCACCCTCGAATACGACTTCCCGTTCGCCGGCATCGGCAAGAAGGGCGGGTACTGA
- a CDS encoding cupredoxin domain-containing protein has translation MKFPQKIVAAAAALWLAGAAHAADLPTFKLEMTDGKLNPARIEVPAGQRFKIEIRNTGKGAAEFESVQLRKEKVLAPGADSFVVVAPLSPGEYKFFDDFHQQAQGVIVAK, from the coding sequence ATGAAATTTCCCCAGAAAATCGTCGCCGCAGCCGCCGCGCTGTGGCTCGCCGGCGCGGCGCATGCCGCCGATCTGCCGACGTTCAAGCTCGAGATGACGGACGGCAAGCTGAATCCGGCCCGGATCGAAGTGCCGGCCGGCCAGCGCTTCAAGATCGAGATCAGGAATACCGGCAAGGGTGCCGCCGAATTCGAGAGCGTGCAGTTGCGCAAGGAGAAGGTGCTCGCACCGGGCGCCGACTCGTTCGTGGTTGTCGCCCCGCTGTCGCCGGGCGAATACAAGTTTTTCGACGATTTCCACCAGCAGGCACAGGGCGTGATCGTCGCGAAGTAA
- a CDS encoding 4Fe-4S binding protein: MSVVAAAKPGWLAQAGQWMQRHGAVIRGIQWVVVGVYAFLIIVPAVLPLPDDSAHLWSNLTLIAQFVFWGIWWPFVLLSMVMLGRVWCGVLCPEGALTEYASKFGRGGAIPRWMRWGGWPFVAFGLTTIYGQMVSVYQYPLAVLFVLGGSTVGAIVIGVLYGREKRVWCKYLCPVNGVFGLLARLAPMRYKVDEDAWRRSYKNGEHGHRVIPINCAPLVPLRNMKGAAACHMCGRCSGHRDAIALSWRSPSDEVVNLGEQQANPWDTALILYGLLGVAIGAFHWTASPWFVQIKQWLAGWLIDHDITWPLETNAPWFLLTHYPDRNDVFSWLDGGLIVSYIVGTGLVYGTALLVLLAGATLMLGRFDRVRLHHLAQALIPIAGAGVFLGLSATTLSLLRAEHVPLDWATSVRIAILVGANAWSAWLAWKVTGRYAAWPRRLAAFAWFAAGLAVVDSAWWLMFWGF; the protein is encoded by the coding sequence ATGAGCGTGGTCGCCGCAGCCAAGCCGGGCTGGCTCGCGCAGGCCGGCCAGTGGATGCAGCGCCACGGCGCGGTGATCCGCGGCATCCAGTGGGTCGTCGTCGGCGTCTACGCGTTCCTGATCATCGTGCCGGCGGTGTTGCCGCTGCCGGACGATTCCGCGCACCTGTGGAGCAACCTCACGCTGATCGCGCAGTTCGTGTTCTGGGGCATCTGGTGGCCGTTCGTGCTGCTGTCGATGGTGATGCTCGGCCGCGTCTGGTGCGGCGTGCTGTGCCCGGAAGGCGCACTGACCGAATATGCGAGCAAGTTCGGCCGCGGCGGCGCGATTCCGCGCTGGATGCGGTGGGGCGGCTGGCCGTTCGTCGCGTTCGGGCTCACGACGATCTACGGGCAGATGGTCAGCGTGTACCAGTACCCGCTCGCGGTGCTGTTCGTGCTGGGCGGCTCGACCGTCGGCGCGATCGTGATCGGCGTGCTGTACGGCCGCGAGAAGCGCGTGTGGTGCAAGTATCTGTGCCCGGTCAATGGGGTGTTCGGGCTGCTCGCGCGGCTCGCGCCGATGCGCTACAAGGTTGATGAGGATGCGTGGCGCCGCTCGTACAAGAACGGCGAGCACGGGCATCGCGTGATTCCGATCAATTGCGCGCCGCTCGTGCCGTTGCGCAACATGAAGGGCGCCGCCGCATGCCACATGTGCGGCCGCTGCAGCGGGCACCGCGACGCGATCGCACTGTCGTGGCGCTCGCCGTCCGACGAGGTCGTGAACCTCGGTGAGCAGCAGGCGAACCCATGGGACACGGCGCTGATCCTGTACGGCCTGCTCGGCGTCGCGATCGGCGCATTCCACTGGACCGCCAGCCCGTGGTTCGTGCAGATCAAGCAATGGCTCGCGGGCTGGCTGATCGATCACGACATCACGTGGCCGCTCGAGACCAATGCACCGTGGTTCCTGCTCACGCACTATCCGGATCGCAACGACGTGTTCTCGTGGCTCGACGGCGGGCTGATCGTCAGCTACATCGTCGGCACGGGGCTCGTGTACGGCACGGCACTGCTGGTGCTGCTGGCCGGTGCGACGCTGATGCTCGGCCGTTTCGACCGCGTGCGTCTCCATCATCTCGCGCAGGCGCTGATCCCGATCGCGGGAGCCGGCGTGTTCCTCGGGCTGTCGGCGACGACGCTGTCGCTGCTGCGGGCCGAGCACGTGCCGCTCGACTGGGCGACCAGCGTCCGTATCGCGATCCTGGTCGGCGCGAACGCGTGGAGCGCGTGGCTCGCATGGAAGGTGACGGGGCGTTATGCCGCGTGGCCGCGCCGGCTGGCTGCATTCGCGTGGTTCGCCGCCGGCCTGGCCGTCGTCGACAGCGCATGGTGGTTGATGTTCTGGGGTTTCTGA